One part of the Bdellovibrio sp. KM01 genome encodes these proteins:
- a CDS encoding endonuclease/exonuclease/phosphatase family protein, producing MRTMLGLILLLAGLPIANAQMSVSATAPKFCMQNFNAYGPLYAPNTTERMDWIGSLLQAAPRCGVIQLQEVWNDSNIDQIENALKYNYAISSPNRDSKIGVMSMFDGEIKGRWTYQFNINNLGGLLDEVRETFGVKKAFHVVQARLPEMGEDFYFVNAHLHPTSSAIRITQILDILNWRLQNPNLKMLMSGDFNADENSFERQLMMSVMGLHDSYQETLGGAYPKGYCTYCANNPYSWLPGDHILDYIFVSNTGGADTRIKATAGEINMRGPLRDPLSDHYGLRVQFNLEQGGGTLTAEQMYQRRESVMMLLTQATQILVDENDERDLKEYIAALKTLKNQIATQQGVFFNYFSLYR from the coding sequence ATGAGAACTATGCTCGGACTTATCTTGTTATTGGCGGGATTGCCAATAGCGAATGCGCAAATGTCGGTGTCGGCAACGGCTCCGAAGTTCTGCATGCAGAACTTCAACGCCTATGGGCCTCTTTATGCTCCGAATACCACTGAACGCATGGATTGGATCGGCTCGTTGCTGCAAGCGGCACCTCGTTGCGGTGTGATTCAGCTTCAGGAAGTTTGGAACGATTCAAATATCGATCAAATTGAAAACGCCCTCAAATATAACTACGCCATCAGCTCGCCAAATCGCGACAGCAAAATCGGTGTCATGTCCATGTTCGATGGCGAGATCAAGGGTCGTTGGACATATCAGTTTAACATCAACAATCTAGGTGGATTGCTTGATGAAGTCCGCGAAACTTTTGGTGTTAAAAAAGCCTTCCACGTCGTGCAAGCACGCTTGCCGGAAATGGGCGAGGACTTTTACTTCGTCAATGCTCACTTGCATCCGACAAGCTCTGCGATTCGTATCACACAAATCCTGGATATCTTAAACTGGCGTTTGCAGAACCCGAATTTAAAGATGCTGATGTCGGGGGATTTCAATGCGGATGAAAACTCTTTCGAAAGACAGTTGATGATGTCGGTGATGGGGCTTCATGATTCCTATCAAGAAACTTTGGGTGGAGCTTATCCGAAAGGGTATTGCACTTACTGCGCAAACAATCCTTACAGCTGGCTTCCAGGCGACCATATCCTAGATTATATATTTGTATCCAATACGGGCGGGGCAGACACCCGTATCAAAGCGACGGCGGGTGAAATCAACATGCGCGGTCCCCTGCGTGATCCTTTGTCAGATCATTATGGCTTGCGGGTGCAATTCAACCTTGAACAAGGTGGCGGGACTTTGACGGCCGAGCAAATGTATCAACGTCGTGAAAGCGTGATGATGCTCTTAACTCAAGCGACGCAGATTTTGGTTGATGAAAATGATGAGCGTGATTTGAAAGAGTATATCGCAGCTCTAAAAACCTTAAAGAACCAGATCGCCACTCAACAAGGTGTGTTCTTTAATTATTTCTCTTTATATAGATAG
- the cdd gene encoding cytidine deaminase produces MNDMQKKLFDAAAVAQKRAHAPYSGAHIGAAVLMADGQIFNGCNVENASYGGTVCAERVALWKAVSEGASKQVKEVMVISDADKPWPPCGFCRQVIAEFGSEDTKIYTANLTGKMKEFKFSEIFPEAFTPKHLD; encoded by the coding sequence ATGAACGACATGCAAAAAAAACTCTTTGATGCTGCAGCAGTTGCCCAGAAGCGTGCTCACGCTCCTTATTCAGGCGCGCATATCGGTGCCGCGGTTTTGATGGCTGATGGTCAAATTTTTAACGGATGCAATGTCGAGAACGCTTCGTACGGTGGGACTGTTTGTGCAGAACGTGTGGCACTTTGGAAAGCCGTCAGTGAGGGCGCTTCCAAACAAGTTAAAGAAGTGATGGTTATCAGTGATGCTGACAAACCATGGCCACCTTGCGGTTTCTGCCGCCAAGTGATCGCGGAATTTGGCAGTGAAGACACCAAAATTTACACGGCCAACCTGACCGGCAAAATGAAGGAGTTTAAATTCTCCGAAATTTTCCCAGAGGCATTTACTCCAAAACATCTGGATTAG
- a CDS encoding TIGR02147 family protein, whose amino-acid sequence MNQIATKSIPMLINHLQTVFAERSRKNPSYSLRAFAKSLDLDSSTLSALLRGKRPMTTKMAMKIIDRLEIHEPLQVQKLLMGVLGAEETPQTYSDIDLDSAEMISSWEHFAILAVLELPKAKTDTTSIAKRLNIPLGVALECLVRLQKLGLVSKDTTQWKLTGNNMSTPRNIPSAKIREGHRQFIQRAIDSLEAHSVEQRDITGITMAINKKKLVEAKSLIEDFRRRLSAFLEVGPRDSVYRLNVQLFPLSQENQ is encoded by the coding sequence ATGAACCAAATCGCTACTAAAAGCATCCCCATGCTTATAAATCATTTACAGACTGTGTTCGCTGAACGCAGTCGTAAGAACCCTTCTTACTCGCTTCGCGCCTTTGCCAAGTCTTTGGATTTGGATTCTTCTACGTTGTCAGCTCTTTTGCGCGGCAAACGTCCCATGACCACGAAGATGGCGATGAAGATTATCGACCGTCTTGAAATCCATGAACCTTTGCAAGTGCAAAAGCTTTTAATGGGTGTTCTCGGGGCCGAGGAAACTCCGCAAACATATTCCGATATCGATTTAGATTCGGCCGAAATGATCAGCTCTTGGGAGCATTTCGCTATTCTTGCAGTTTTGGAACTTCCGAAAGCTAAAACAGATACAACGTCGATTGCAAAGCGCTTGAATATTCCGTTGGGCGTCGCTTTAGAATGCCTGGTGCGCTTGCAGAAATTAGGTCTCGTTTCTAAAGACACCACTCAGTGGAAGCTGACGGGCAACAATATGTCGACGCCAAGAAATATTCCAAGTGCCAAGATCCGCGAAGGGCATCGTCAGTTTATTCAAAGAGCGATCGACTCGTTAGAAGCTCATTCGGTAGAGCAACGGGATATCACCGGTATCACCATGGCGATCAATAAAAAGAAACTCGTGGAAGCGAAAAGCTTGATCGAGGACTTCCGTCGCAGGCTTTCGGCCTTTCTAGAGGTCGGTCCCCGCGATTCCGTTTACAGATTGAACGTTCAATTATTTCCTCTAAGTCAGGAGAATCAATAA